In the genome of Candidatus Kapaibacterium sp., the window CTGCCCACCATTTGAAAGTTCGTCCGTAAGCTACGCCAAATTCGAGATAATCAATCGGACAATTCAATCCGTACTTATTTTTGATAAACTCGAAAAGTTCAAATCTTCTGCCTGTCCCAAAATTCGGGTTAAAAAAATCATCTAATTCGGGCTTAGTTATCGAAGCTCGCCACCGCGAGAATTCATTCAAATAAGACAAATTGAACATAAAACCATTCATTAAGCCGAATAATTTGTGCAATTTCAGCTTCAAATAGATTGCTTTCGTTTTACGAATGAAAAATAATTTTACTTTCATATTGTTCTATTTCTTTTTTCCACCACGACCTTTGGGTTTGGCAACAGCTTTATCAAGCAATTCTTGACATTCTTCGAGAGTCAAATCAGCCGGAATTTTATCTTTCGGGACACGTGCGTTTTTCTTGCCGTCAGTGATATAAGGACCAAATCTTCCGTTGAGCACTTTGATAGATTCGTTGGACGGAAATAATTTCAGAGTATTCGCTTTATTTGCGTCGGATTTAGCTTGGATTCTTATGATTGCTTCTTCAAGCGCAATTTCGTGAATCTCTTCCTCTTTGATAGATACAAAAGTTTTGTCGTGCTTCAGATAAGGTCCGAAACGCCCGATTTGAGCCGAAATCTCAACGCCGTTGGCATCAGTTCCAATAATACGCGGCAAATCAAATGCTTTCAAAGCCTCTTCGAGAGTTATTTGGTCAAGTCGAGAATTTTTAGGCATTTTTGCGAATTTCGGTTTCTCCTCATCATCAGATTCGCCAATTTGCAACATCGGTCCGTATCTGCCGATTCGGGCAATAATTGGCTTTCCTGTTTTCGGGTCATTCCCTAAGACACGATTCTCGACAGCATCAGTACGTTTAATATCTTGGGAAGCTTCGATTGTTTTGTGGAATTTGCCATAAAAGCCCTGAATCATCTTTTGCCAAGTTTTTTTCCCTTTGGCAATATCGTCAAATTCGCTTTCGACTTTTGCAGTAAAATTGAAATCTACAATATCGGTAAAAAATTTCATCAAAAAATCAGTTACAACCATTCCAACATCAGTCGGAAACAGCTTCGATTTTTCAGCACCTGTGATTTCAGTTTTTTGTTCGGATTTCAAAGCATCGCGAGTCAATTTGAAGAATGAATAAGCACGCTGTTTACCCTCTAAATCTTTCTTTTCTACGTATCCTCTGTCCTGAATTGTCGAAATAGTCGGTGCATAAGTCGAAGGGCGACCGATTCCGAGTTCCTCCAATTTTTTCACCAAACTCGCTTCTGTATATCGAGGTGGAGGATTTTTGAAAGTTTCGCGGGAGGTAATTGATGAATAATCTACTATTTGCCCTTTAGTGAGAGGTGGCAAAATTTTTGAATCGTCATCAACACCGTTTTCATCATCAGTGGATTCAAAATACAGCCTCAAAAAACCATCAAATTTGATGACTTCTCCCGTCGCAACAAAAACATTATTGTCGTTGGAAATTTCGATATTCGCAACAGTGCGTTCAAGCACAGCATCAGCCATTTGAGATGCTAAAGTACGTTTGTAAATCAAATCATACAGCCTCATCATATTTGAATCGCCTTTGATTTCCGATTTTGACAAATCTGTCGGGCGGATTGCTTCGTGAGCCTCTTGAGCCGAAGAAGATTTTGTCTTGTAATGACGAAGATGCGAGTATTTACTGCCATATTCGGCACTAATTACACTTTTTGCTTGTTCGAGAGCAGAGTCTGCCAAGTTGAGCGAATCAGTTCTCATATATGTAATGAATCCGTTTTCGTATAATTTCTGTGCAACCACCATAGTCTGCTTTACAGAAAAACTCAATTTTCGTGATGCTTCCTGTTGCAAAGTTGAAGTTGTGAAAGGTGCCGAAGGAGTTCGTTTTGAAGGTTTAACTACTACATCAGTTATTTTGAAACCGGAATTGCGAATTTTCTCTAAAAATGCTTTCGTTTTATCAAAATTTTCGAATCTTTGTTTGAGTTCAGCCCTGAAGTTTTTGCCTTCAGCAGAGATGAAATCTCCAACAACACGATAATTTGGTTCTGATTCGAATGCATCAATTTCGCGCTCACGCTCCACGATTACTCTAACAGTTACCGATTGGACACGCCCTGCTGAAAGCCCTTTTTGGACTTTTCGCCACAACACAGGCGAAAGTTCATACCCCACAAGTCGGTCGAGCACTCGACGCGCTTGCTGAGCATCAATCAAATTTTTGTCTAATGAACGGGGATTTTCGATTGAATTGAGGATGGCAGTTTTTGTGATTTCATGAAAAACGATTCGTTTCGTTTTTTTGTCGCTGAGCTTCAAAGTCTCGAAAAGATGCCATGCAATAGCCTCACCTTCACGGTCCTCGTCCGTCGCTAACCATACTGTTTCGGCATTTTTTGCCAATTTTTTCAATTCAGTAACAACTTTTTGTTTATCCTGACTTACTTCATAAGTAGGTTTGAAGCCGTTTTCGATGTCAATACCCATATCTTTCTTGGGCAAATCTCGGATATGCCCCACACTTGAAGTAACTAAGAAATCGGAACCAAGAATTTTTTCAATTGTCTTTGCTTTCGATGGTGATTCTACAATCACCAAGGATTTAACTTTATTTTCAGCTGTTTTTGCCATGTTTGAATTTTCGTTAATAAAAATACTAATTGTCAAAGTAAGAAATAAGTTTCACGTATTACTCACATTAGAATTGCAAATCGGAATAATAAGTAACACTAAAGGATTCGACATTACGTTCAAAATGCTATTACAAATTGGAAAAACATTTATAACATTTTAGGAGAATTTATGAGTTTACTTGTTGGTAAAAAAGCACCTGATTTCAGAGGTAAAGCAGTAATTGGCGGTAACGCAGATGCGCTTACACCTGACAATGCTTTTGTTGACATATCAATCGAAGATTATAAGGGCAAGTGGGTAGTATTTTTTTTCTACCCGGAAGATTTCACCTTTGTTTGTCCGACTGAAATAGAGGATTTTGGAATTCATTATGAAAAATTCAAAGAATTGAATTGCGAAGTAATAGCATGTTCGACTGACAGCCACCATTCGCACTTAGCTTGGCGTTCATCACATCCGAGCTTGAAGAATCTACCCTATCCGATGCTGGCTGATTTTACTCACAAAACTGCAACTAATTACGAAGTTTTGAAAGAAGAAACAGGCTATGCATTACGTGGCTTGTATATAATTTCCCCTGATGGCATGTTAGCTTATTCGGTCATCCAAACTGAGGATGTCGGACGTAACACGCTCGAAGTACTCAGAGTATTAGAAGCATTGCAAAGCGGTAAAAAGACACCTTGCAATTGGAATCCCGGCGAAAAAACATTAAACTAATCATCCGATAATTTTTCAGGAGCCTCATATGCGATTGTCAATTTTAAATATAGCCTTACTATCATTGATAGTTCTAACATCTTGTTCAAAAAAGGAGGAAGAACCAATCCCCGAACCTGTAATCAAGGCAGAACAGCGAACATATTCTGAATCTGAACAACGCTATCTGGCAATTGGCGACAGCATAACAAATTTAGTAGCGGAAAAATTGAAAGCCGAACTGATGAATGCTATCAGCGAAGGCGGATATGAGAATGCGATTCAATTTTGCAATATCAATGCTCTGCCGTTCACATCTAATGTTGTGGACGGCACGGGCATGACGATTAAACGTGTCTCGGCAGATTACCGAAACCCACTGAACAAGCCTGATGATTTGGAAGATGGCGTACTTTTCGATTATACTTACGACGTGCATGTCGGCGAAGCACCTCAGCCAATGCTAATAAAAGCAGAAGGTAAATTGCATTATTTCAAGCCGATAATAGTGCAGAGTTTTTGCTTGAGTTGCCACGGCACTCCCGGCAAAGAATTAAGTGCTGATTTGTATGCAAAGATTAAAGGCTTATATCCCGAAGACTTAGCCACCCGATATAAAGCAGGGCATTTGCGTGGTGCCTTTCATTTAGTTTTTGGGGATGAAGGGAAGAAGGAGTAAATTTAACCCTACTCCTCTCCCTTCCCTGCTTCCTGCTTAAAATGTTCCATAACTTTGAGTGCGATTTTTGAATTGACAATTCGTTCCAAATCTCGAATTCCGGCAATTTTGATAGCAGTTACGGAGCCGAAATGTTTGAGCAATTTTTCTGCAGTTGATTTGCCTATCCCCTTGATGTCTTGTAGCTCAGTATGTAGAGTGCGTTTTTTGCGTAATGAACGGTGATAAGTTATGGCAAATCTATGGGCTTCGTCGCGAAGTTGTTGGATTAGTCGTAGGCTGCTCGAAGTTCGGGGCAATATCATTGATTCACTTTTGCCGGGCATGAAAACCTCTTCGAGCCTTTTTGCCAAACCGATAATTTGAATTTTTTCGGTGAGTCCAAGTTCATACAAAATGCCATATGCTGATGAAAGCTGCCCTTTGCCACCATCAACGATTATCAAATCGGGCAGTTCGCTCTCTTCGCCGATTGCCCGTGTGTATCGCCTTCTTATGACTTCACGCATAGCTTCAAAGTCGTCATTTCGCAAAACAGTTACATTCTTATATTTGCGATATTCGGATTTTTTGGGCTTGCCGTCCACGAAAACAACCATCGAAGAGACTAAATCCGTTCCTTGAAGGTGTGAATTATCGAAGCATTCAATTCGGCGTGGTGCTACTTTGAGCCTTAAATCACGTTGTAAAGAAAGTACCGGGCGCGGCACAACTTGCTCGCGTTTTTCTTGAGCCATGATATATTCTTTCAGCATGAAATGTGCATTGGTATTCGCCATTTCGACATATTTTCGCCTGTCGCCGATTTTCGGCAGCAAAATGTCGAGAGATTTCCCTCGCAATTCTGTAAGCCAATCAGTCATATACTCAATATCATCAACATCGCAGGGCAAATACAATTCCCGCGGAATGAAATCGGATTCCATGTACCATTTTTCAATCGTGCGTTGCATGATTTGCTCGTCAGTTTGTTCGATTGCGTTTTTGATTATATAATGGCGTTTGCCGATTAATTTGCCGTCGCGAACCTTCAAAACTAATGTGCATGCCAAATCATCAGTCCGAGTCAGACCGAAAATGTCACGGTCCATCAAATCGGCTGAAACAATTTTTTGATTATTTGTGTAATCTTTCAAAATAGCCAATTTATTTCGCATCACAGCAGCTTGCTCGAATTTCATTTCTTCGGCAAATTTTTGCATTTCCGATACGAGAATTTTTTCAAGTTCGTTAGTTTTTCCTTGCAAAATTTTGGTCGCATTTCGGACATTATTGCGATATTCATCTACACTCACGAGCCCTTCGCAGGGTCCTTGGCATTTTTGGATATGAAAATCAAGGCAAATTCGGTGGCGTTTTTTTTCGATGCTTATTTCGTTGATATTCAAATCGCAACTACGAATGTAAAATAAAGTCCGGATGATTTTCATGAGTTGTTTGATGTTTCGGACTTCAGTGAATGGTCCGAAATATTTTGAGCCGTCTTTTTCGACTCTTCGCGTAGGGATTAGCCGCGGATATAGCTCATTTGTAACTTTTATATAAGGATAAGTTTTGTCATCACGCAAAAGCACATTGTATCTGGGTTTGTGCTTTTTGATGAGAGTGTCTTCCAGTATCAGAGCCTCAACTTCCGAGTCAACCAAAATTACCTCAACGTTGCGAATTTTACCCAACATTGCATTAGTTTTGGCATCGCCAATTTTGCCGAGATGGAAATATGAACGCACTCGACTCCGTAAATTTTTGGCTTTGCCGATATATATCAATTTCTCGTTTTCGTCAAAATATTGGTAAATACCCGGAGCAGTAGGTAGATTTGACACCTTGCTTTTGAATTCTTCACTCGGATATTTTTCAGTAATTTTCTTTTCGTCAGACATTTTTATTTTATTGTAACTAAAATTAAGAATTATTCGTAATACGATTTTAAACATTCTATAATAAGGAAAAGACGTGAAAAAAATAATATTAATACTATTTGCATTGACATTGGCTTTTGCAGGATGTCGGACTAATAATCTCGAAAATTATGATTTGAACCGCAAGAAAATCTACTTTGAAGAAGTTGTTTCGGCAAATGCTCGACAAGTAGATATTATGTATGATGAAGGACCACCGACAAAAGAGAAAAAGTCAACCGGCGAAACCATAGCCAATATTGCTGTATCTGTATCAAGCATATTTGTCGGCTCTGAATTGGAAAACAAATTAATGCGTGCCGTGAATCCAGATTCAATAGCTTATGCGGTATCTGACGGAGTCGGCTCTACTTTACGCAAATATCTGATGGTAGAGCCTGTATGGGATTTGGAGGATGATGCTGAATTTGTAGCCGTTACTACCATCGAGGAAATTCAACTACATTCTACGTCCGGTTCAATTTATATTAAAGTGCAAGCAAGAACGCAAATAACTTCTCGTAATGATGGTGGCGTGGTATGGGAAAACACTGAATCCGAATCCTACCCCTTGAGGAATTATTACGGTGCCGAAGAAACTGCGATGGGACGAACTTTAAAGAATGTGCTCCAAACTACTGAATTGGCTTCATTGAGCGAAGACCAGCTTCGTAATGCGATTAATGATGCTGCAACAAGAGTAGGAATAAATATGGCTGAAACATTGCGTAAGGATATTGCAAAGTCGAAAAAAGCGAAGACTTAAAATCGGTGCGGGGTGGGGATTAGAAACTGAAGAAGCTGTCCAATTGGGCAGCTTTTTTTTTTGGTGGTTCGGTGGTTACCAAGATGAGGCTGTCTCACAAGAGCAGCCTCTTCGACTTCAATAAAAAGAAAAAATGAGATTAATTGTTATAATTAACATTCTAAATTTGAAAAATCAATTAGAAATAGAGCATTATTCCATTTTTTGGTATGTTTTGATGCTAATTTGAGGCAATTTTGGATGGGAAAGTGAGATATTTTGCTATTTTAAGCTACAAATTTGCTCAGATTGTGGGCTAGAGCCAATAGTCCAACTTCGATTTCTACTTTTTCTTTGCCTCTCAGTAAAAATCTTCTAAATTGTTTGTTGTGTTTGATATTGCCAAAAACCGCTTCCGGTTCAATTGGTCGTCGTTTTCGTTTTTTCACACCTTCAGGACTCATCAGTCGGGATTTTGCTTGCTCTCTTAGTCGTTTTGCTTCTTTGTTTATTTCTATCGTTCGATTGTCAGCGCCTTCGTGGCAAGTGGCTCGCAGCTGGCAACCGACGCAGTTTTTGGCTCTATATCGGCTGACTATTTGTTTGTATCCGTTCAAAGTTATTTTTTCTTTCTCTCCGATATTTTCCATCGCTTGACCCATTGGGCAATAGTAACAGTCTTGTTCTTCGTTGTAATATAAATTGTCGGACTTGCTGATGTCTTTCTGCCACTTGCTTTTCTGCTCTTTATGAAAATAGTTGTATTTGATATAGGCTTCGATTTTATTGTCTTCTGCATATTTGTAATTCTCATGACCCCCATAACCTGCATCAGCTGTGATTGATTCAGGGTATTCACGATATTGGCGTTTATATGATTCTATATGTTCAATAAATGTGGAAGTGTCACCGGCTGTTTGATGAATACTGTAATTGACCACTATTTGATTGTTTGTACTTATTTGCCAGTTGTAAGCGGCTTTTAGTTGTCCGTTCTGCATACGGTCTTCTTTCATTCGCATAAATACTGCATCAGGGTCGGTTTTTGAACAACTGTTGCGACCGTTCATTTGCTTTTCGTATGCTTCATATTTCCTTAATTGTTCAGACCAAGTTTTTCTTCACTTTTGTAAGTTTGGCACGTACATTTTTATCAATCTTTTTTTACCAATACTTTATTTATTTCTTCTATTGTTTCAGTTATACTCTCGGGATTTATCTCTTCATAGCTCTGTGGTCGGACGTCTCGCATTTCTTCTGCGCTTACCTGAAGTGCGTATTTCCACAACTCATTGACTTGTTGTAATATTTTTTCTTTACGTGTTCGGATATTTTTACTCCAGACAAAGCTGTATTTATTTGCGTTTGCTTCTATTTTTGTGCCGTCTGTATATAGATCTTTAATATCCAAAATTCCGGCTTTATGAAATAGCATTACTACCTTAGTGAATACTTCTTTCAAGCCGCTTGCCAAGCGTTTACTGCGGAAGCGATTGATTGTATTGTGATCCGGCTTTTGCATACCGCTTAGCCACATATAATGAATATTTTCTTGCACTAAATTTTCTATTCGTCGGCTTGAATAGACATTATTCATATAAGCATATACGAGTATTTTCAAAAGCATTCTCGGGCTGTAGCTGGTCGCGCCACCACCGATGTAATTGCTTTCGATATCGCTTATATCAATTTCATCAATAATTTTATTTATTGTCCTAACAGGATGAGTTTCTTTAATCATTTCATCAAGAGATGGAGGTAGTAGAAACGCTTGTGATTGATTATAGTATTTAAACTTTGGTCTCATTGCATCGCTAACTTATTGTTGATTACAACCGTTATGACGCCGATTTGTACCTAGTATTTTCTCTTTTTTTTCCACAAAAATATAAAAAATGGCTGCCCTTATGAGACAGCCTCATCTGAAATGTAGGGACAGAGCAGCGTTCTGTCCAAAACATAGCCCACGAATTTATTCTAGGGTGCGAGGAAACGTTTATCCGTGTTAATCTCGAAGAGATTGAATGTAAAT includes:
- a CDS encoding peroxiredoxin, which translates into the protein MSLLVGKKAPDFRGKAVIGGNADALTPDNAFVDISIEDYKGKWVVFFFYPEDFTFVCPTEIEDFGIHYEKFKELNCEVIACSTDSHHSHLAWRSSHPSLKNLPYPMLADFTHKTATNYEVLKEETGYALRGLYIISPDGMLAYSVIQTEDVGRNTLEVLRVLEALQSGKKTPCNWNPGEKTLN
- a CDS encoding DUF3365 domain-containing protein, which codes for MRLSILNIALLSLIVLTSCSKKEEEPIPEPVIKAEQRTYSESEQRYLAIGDSITNLVAEKLKAELMNAISEGGYENAIQFCNINALPFTSNVVDGTGMTIKRVSADYRNPLNKPDDLEDGVLFDYTYDVHVGEAPQPMLIKAEGKLHYFKPIIVQSFCLSCHGTPGKELSADLYAKIKGLYPEDLATRYKAGHLRGAFHLVFGDEGKKE
- the uvrC gene encoding excinuclease ABC subunit UvrC, coding for MSDEKKITEKYPSEEFKSKVSNLPTAPGIYQYFDENEKLIYIGKAKNLRSRVRSYFHLGKIGDAKTNAMLGKIRNVEVILVDSEVEALILEDTLIKKHKPRYNVLLRDDKTYPYIKVTNELYPRLIPTRRVEKDGSKYFGPFTEVRNIKQLMKIIRTLFYIRSCDLNINEISIEKKRHRICLDFHIQKCQGPCEGLVSVDEYRNNVRNATKILQGKTNELEKILVSEMQKFAEEMKFEQAAVMRNKLAILKDYTNNQKIVSADLMDRDIFGLTRTDDLACTLVLKVRDGKLIGKRHYIIKNAIEQTDEQIMQRTIEKWYMESDFIPRELYLPCDVDDIEYMTDWLTELRGKSLDILLPKIGDRRKYVEMANTNAHFMLKEYIMAQEKREQVVPRPVLSLQRDLRLKVAPRRIECFDNSHLQGTDLVSSMVVFVDGKPKKSEYRKYKNVTVLRNDDFEAMREVIRRRYTRAIGEESELPDLIIVDGGKGQLSSAYGILYELGLTEKIQIIGLAKRLEEVFMPGKSESMILPRTSSSLRLIQQLRDEAHRFAITYHRSLRKKRTLHTELQDIKGIGKSTAEKLLKHFGSVTAIKIAGIRDLERIVNSKIALKVMEHFKQEAGKGEE
- the topA gene encoding type I DNA topoisomerase — translated: MAKTAENKVKSLVIVESPSKAKTIEKILGSDFLVTSSVGHIRDLPKKDMGIDIENGFKPTYEVSQDKQKVVTELKKLAKNAETVWLATDEDREGEAIAWHLFETLKLSDKKTKRIVFHEITKTAILNSIENPRSLDKNLIDAQQARRVLDRLVGYELSPVLWRKVQKGLSAGRVQSVTVRVIVEREREIDAFESEPNYRVVGDFISAEGKNFRAELKQRFENFDKTKAFLEKIRNSGFKITDVVVKPSKRTPSAPFTTSTLQQEASRKLSFSVKQTMVVAQKLYENGFITYMRTDSLNLADSALEQAKSVISAEYGSKYSHLRHYKTKSSSAQEAHEAIRPTDLSKSEIKGDSNMMRLYDLIYKRTLASQMADAVLERTVANIEISNDNNVFVATGEVIKFDGFLRLYFESTDDENGVDDDSKILPPLTKGQIVDYSSITSRETFKNPPPRYTEASLVKKLEELGIGRPSTYAPTISTIQDRGYVEKKDLEGKQRAYSFFKLTRDALKSEQKTEITGAEKSKLFPTDVGMVVTDFLMKFFTDIVDFNFTAKVESEFDDIAKGKKTWQKMIQGFYGKFHKTIEASQDIKRTDAVENRVLGNDPKTGKPIIARIGRYGPMLQIGESDDEEKPKFAKMPKNSRLDQITLEEALKAFDLPRIIGTDANGVEISAQIGRFGPYLKHDKTFVSIKEEEIHEIALEEAIIRIQAKSDANKANTLKLFPSNESIKVLNGRFGPYITDGKKNARVPKDKIPADLTLEECQELLDKAVAKPKGRGGKKK